The following proteins come from a genomic window of Corynebacterium crudilactis:
- a CDS encoding acetyl/propionyl/methylcrotonyl-CoA carboxylase subunit alpha, translated as MSVETRKITKVLVANRGEIAIRVFRAARDEGIGSVAVYAEPDADAPFVTYADEAFALGGNTSAESYLVIDKILDAARKSGADAIHPGYGFLAENADFAEAVINEGLIWIGPSPESIRSLGDKVTARHIADTANAPMTPGTKEPVKDAAEVVAFAEEFGLPIAIKAAFGGGGRGMKVAYKMEEVADLFESATREATSAFGRGECFVERYLDKARHVECQVIADKHGNVVVAGTRDCSLQRRFQKLVEEAPAPFLTDDQRERLHSSAKAICKEAGYYGAGTVEYLVGSDGLISFLEVNTRLQVEHPVTEETTGLDLVREMFRIAEGHELSIKEDPTPRGHAFEFRINGEDAGSNFMPAPGKITSYREPQGPGVRMDSGVVEGSEISGQFDSMLAKLIVWGDTREQALQRSRRALSEYIVEGMPTVIPFHQHIVENPSFVGNGESFEIYTKWIEEVWDNPIAPYLDTTELDDEEDNTPAQKVIVEINGRRVEVALPGDLALGGSAGPKKKAKKRRAGGAKSGVSGDAVAAPMQGTVIKVNVEEGAEVNEGDTVVVLEAMKMENPVKAHKSGTVTGLAVTAGEGVNKGVVLLEIK; from the coding sequence GTGTCAGTCGAGACTAGGAAGATCACCAAGGTTCTTGTTGCTAACCGCGGTGAGATTGCAATTCGCGTGTTCCGTGCAGCTCGGGATGAAGGCATCGGATCTGTCGCTGTCTACGCAGAGCCAGATGCAGACGCGCCTTTCGTTACCTACGCTGATGAGGCTTTTGCTCTCGGTGGCAACACATCCGCCGAGTCTTACCTCGTCATTGACAAGATCCTCGATGCTGCCCGCAAGTCCGGTGCAGACGCCATTCACCCAGGCTACGGCTTCCTCGCTGAAAACGCTGACTTCGCAGAAGCAGTAATCAACGAAGGCCTCATCTGGATTGGACCATCACCTGAATCCATCCGTTCCCTTGGTGACAAGGTCACCGCACGCCACATTGCAGACACTGCAAATGCGCCAATGACACCTGGCACCAAGGAGCCAGTGAAGGACGCAGCAGAAGTTGTGGCTTTCGCTGAAGAATTCGGTCTCCCAATCGCCATCAAGGCAGCATTCGGTGGCGGCGGACGCGGCATGAAGGTTGCCTACAAGATGGAAGAAGTCGCTGACCTCTTCGAGTCTGCAACCCGTGAAGCAACCTCTGCTTTCGGTCGCGGCGAGTGCTTCGTTGAGCGCTACCTAGACAAGGCACGCCACGTAGAGTGCCAGGTCATCGCCGATAAGCACGGCAACGTTGTTGTCGCTGGTACTCGTGACTGTTCCCTGCAGCGTCGTTTCCAGAAGCTTGTTGAAGAAGCACCAGCACCATTCCTCACCGATGACCAGCGCGAGCGTCTACACTCCTCCGCAAAGGCCATCTGTAAGGAAGCTGGCTACTACGGTGCAGGCACCGTGGAGTATCTCGTTGGCTCTGACGGACTAATCTCCTTCCTCGAGGTCAACACCCGTCTCCAGGTGGAACACCCAGTCACCGAAGAGACCACCGGCCTCGACCTGGTCCGCGAAATGTTCCGCATTGCTGAGGGCCACGAGCTTTCCATCAAGGAAGACCCAACCCCACGCGGCCACGCATTCGAGTTCCGTATCAACGGCGAAGATGCAGGATCCAACTTCATGCCTGCACCAGGCAAGATCACCAGCTACCGCGAGCCACAGGGCCCAGGCGTCCGCATGGACTCCGGTGTTGTTGAAGGATCCGAAATCTCCGGACAGTTCGACTCCATGCTGGCTAAGCTGATCGTTTGGGGCGACACTCGCGAGCAGGCTCTCCAGCGCTCCCGCCGTGCACTTTCCGAATACATCGTTGAGGGCATGCCAACCGTTATCCCTTTCCACCAGCATATCGTGGAAAACCCATCATTCGTTGGCAACGGCGAAAGCTTCGAAATCTACACCAAGTGGATCGAAGAAGTATGGGATAACCCAATCGCTCCTTATCTCGATACCACTGAGCTCGACGATGAAGAAGACAACACCCCAGCACAGAAGGTCATCGTTGAGATCAACGGCCGTCGTGTTGAGGTTGCACTCCCAGGCGATCTTGCACTGGGTGGCTCCGCTGGCCCTAAGAAGAAGGCTAAGAAGCGTCGTGCAGGTGGCGCTAAGTCTGGCGTTTCCGGCGATGCAGTTGCAGCTCCAATGCAGGGCACTGTCATCAAGGTCAACGTCGAAGAAGGCGCAGAAGTCAACGAAGGCGATACCGTCGTTGTCCTCGAAGCTATGAAGATGGAAAATCCTGTAAAGGCTCACAAGTCCGGTACCGTCACTGGTCTTGCTGTCACTGCAGGCGAAGGCGTGAACAAGGGCGTTGTTCTCCTCGAGATTAAGTAG
- a CDS encoding sulfurtransferase produces MAAPFDPFPAFEEYAHPERIVSASWLSARLGSPGLKVVESNEDSLLYDIGHLPGAVRIDWSKDLNDPFTRDFIDGEAFAELMNRKGIARDDTVVIYGDKSNWWAAFTLWVFELFGHSDVRLLNGGRDAWMAEERDTSYVVPEYPSANYPVVERVDEGQRAFVAEVLSSLTPAGSMKLVDVRTPAEFSGLNEYGIPAAGNGVLRGGHIPGAVNLDWSAAVLPNGNFRTRAELDKIYAELNPKDDTVVYCQVGDRAAHTWFVMKYLLGFENVRNYDGSWAEWGNMVRMPIKTGENTKK; encoded by the coding sequence ATGGCAGCACCATTCGACCCATTTCCCGCCTTTGAGGAATACGCACACCCTGAAAGGATCGTCTCTGCATCCTGGCTTTCCGCACGTCTAGGCTCCCCAGGCCTCAAGGTCGTCGAGTCCAATGAAGACTCCCTCCTCTACGACATCGGACACCTCCCGGGCGCAGTCCGTATTGACTGGTCAAAAGACCTCAACGATCCGTTCACTCGTGATTTCATCGACGGCGAAGCTTTCGCCGAATTAATGAACCGCAAGGGCATTGCACGCGATGACACCGTCGTTATTTATGGAGATAAGTCCAACTGGTGGGCTGCGTTCACCCTTTGGGTGTTTGAACTTTTCGGCCACTCCGATGTGCGCCTCCTCAACGGCGGCCGCGATGCGTGGATGGCTGAGGAACGCGATACTTCTTATGTCGTTCCTGAGTACCCTTCCGCCAACTACCCTGTTGTCGAGCGTGTCGACGAAGGCCAGCGCGCCTTCGTCGCTGAGGTCCTCAGCTCGCTCACCCCAGCCGGTAGCATGAAGCTTGTCGACGTCCGCACCCCTGCGGAGTTCTCCGGCCTCAATGAATACGGTATCCCAGCTGCCGGAAACGGTGTGCTTCGCGGCGGCCACATCCCAGGCGCCGTCAACTTGGATTGGTCTGCAGCAGTTCTACCAAATGGCAATTTCCGCACCCGAGCAGAGCTCGACAAGATCTACGCCGAGCTCAATCCAAAGGACGACACTGTTGTCTACTGCCAAGTTGGCGATCGTGCAGCCCACACTTGGTTCGTCATGAAGTACTTGCTCGGATTCGAAAACGTCCGAAATTACGACGGATCTTGGGCCGAATGGGGAAATATGGTTCGCATGCCGATCAAAACTGGCGAAAACACCAAAAAATAA
- a CDS encoding Cj0069 family protein: MNKSIVVFEVEGGSDKHFDGHRKDTMPIVNSIKDAGWHAEVVYYRPEWTENLFEYISEKFDGYISRVNPGNIPGGERGYFDLLTRLSEAGLVGMSTPEEMMAYGAKDALVKLSTTDLVPTDTQAYYDVETFHEVFPASLSYGERVLKQNRGSTGSGIWRVQLVDKELAASIEPGTTLPLDTEIKCTEAVDNHTEIRQLGEFMDFCDQYIIGDNGMLVDMRFMPRIIEGEIRILLVGPHPVFVVHKKPAEGGDNFSATLFSGAKYTYDKPEQWQELVDLFANARPVIAEKLGGDNIPLIWTADFMLGDVVDGQDTYVLGEINCSCVGFTSELDMGIQQLVASEAIKRITA, encoded by the coding sequence ATGAACAAAAGCATTGTTGTTTTTGAAGTCGAAGGCGGCTCTGACAAGCATTTCGATGGTCACCGTAAAGACACCATGCCCATCGTAAACTCAATTAAAGATGCCGGTTGGCACGCCGAGGTTGTGTACTACCGCCCCGAGTGGACCGAAAATCTTTTTGAGTATATTTCTGAAAAATTCGACGGATATATCTCACGCGTAAATCCTGGAAATATTCCTGGCGGCGAGCGCGGCTATTTCGATTTGCTCACGCGGTTGTCTGAAGCCGGCCTGGTCGGCATGTCCACACCAGAGGAAATGATGGCTTATGGCGCGAAAGATGCGCTGGTTAAGCTCTCAACAACTGATCTGGTGCCAACTGATACTCAGGCGTATTACGATGTGGAGACTTTCCACGAGGTATTCCCAGCTTCTTTGTCTTATGGTGAGCGCGTGCTTAAGCAAAATCGCGGTTCTACCGGTTCCGGTATTTGGCGCGTGCAGCTTGTTGATAAAGAGCTAGCTGCATCCATTGAGCCTGGCACCACATTGCCTTTGGATACTGAAATCAAATGTACTGAAGCCGTAGATAACCACACGGAGATTCGTCAGCTCGGCGAGTTCATGGATTTCTGCGATCAATACATCATCGGCGATAACGGCATGTTGGTTGATATGCGTTTCATGCCACGTATCATCGAAGGCGAAATCCGTATTTTGTTGGTTGGTCCGCATCCTGTATTTGTGGTGCATAAGAAGCCAGCCGAAGGCGGCGACAATTTCTCCGCCACCCTGTTTTCTGGTGCGAAGTACACCTATGACAAGCCAGAGCAGTGGCAGGAATTGGTTGACCTGTTTGCGAACGCGCGTCCGGTCATCGCAGAAAAACTTGGCGGCGATAATATCCCACTGATCTGGACTGCCGATTTCATGCTCGGCGATGTCGTTGACGGCCAGGACACCTACGTGTTGGGCGAGATTAACTGCTCCTGTGTTGGCTTCACTTCGGAGCTGGATATGGGTATCCAGCAGCTCGTCGCGTCCGAGGCGATCAAGCGCATTACTGCATAA
- a CDS encoding DUF3151 domain-containing protein has protein sequence MVQINDMLAPPPVKLPEDPAQGADPTLTSTAIAHPDSPLVWVCRAEDLLNSASTDEEKIQAYAFARTGYHRSLDRLRANGWKGWGPVPYSHEPNQGVLRAIASLALAAKLIGENNEYDRCRQMLSDADPASVAILLDK, from the coding sequence ATGGTACAAATCAATGACATGCTTGCCCCTCCCCCAGTGAAGCTTCCAGAGGATCCTGCACAGGGCGCAGATCCAACGTTGACCTCTACAGCGATTGCTCATCCCGATAGCCCTTTGGTGTGGGTATGCCGTGCAGAGGATCTCCTTAATTCCGCATCAACTGATGAAGAAAAAATCCAAGCCTACGCATTTGCACGTACGGGATATCATCGTAGCCTTGACCGTTTGCGTGCAAATGGTTGGAAGGGTTGGGGCCCAGTCCCTTACTCCCATGAACCTAATCAAGGTGTTCTAAGAGCCATTGCTTCGCTGGCTCTCGCAGCGAAACTGATCGGCGAGAACAATGAGTACGATCGTTGCCGTCAGATGCTCTCGGATGCTGATCCAGCATCTGTAGCAATTTTGTTAGACAAGTAG
- a CDS encoding acyltransferase family protein — protein sequence MVSARGLSEVLKEGLQRGKATSPTQKVPRSGYRYDLDGLRGIAIAFVVLFHVFVGKVSGGVDVFLLLSGYFFLGSQLRYADRPDSSINPWWPFWRTLRRLLPALVVVLGVSMAIIMAWIPRLQRIEIANQAVASLFYTQNWELAAQGASYEAASAEVSPFQHLWSMAVQGQFYLFAIALSMVIILIRRYRPEYAALQLATPVLAVLTSVSFFSAVVWHFVDQSVNYYSTFTRFWELGLGALLALHAPRILLSEKTKSILAAVGLFMVLSTGFIMDGAQTFPGAPALYPILGACLIILGDGKVSVFLSRKWMRWLGDIAYPLYLWHWPLLIMLTAYFNQTEPSIWLGIAVIVLSVGLAQLTNKYIEKPMQQQGKRPVFRESRSAEALKKLRSSRPAQLRAVAGIAVVVVGMSVSSSPQVLYQRVVDAQATSLDPSIYPGALSLAGMSFPEADPEPNPYVLADTVSPAWAKGCMSVFGDDPSELAPDRYDPEFCTFGNPESSVEVYLVGGSHAEQWISPLDTLGQQNNFKVIPLVRQSCPTFVEDLDGIFSEDCAEFNEYVIERLAEVKPDLVVSNSTRPLLEKGRGIDEVPESYITLWDFLEAENIPFLGLRDNPWFIQPSGEGWLVSQCYEEERSLEDCSITRDNFYALVDPAAEELASRPNMLAVDTSAWFCPDDICVPVIGNVYVYRDGNHMSDEYAQSLTPLVWGSMRKLLGR from the coding sequence GTGGTATCGGCGAGGGGACTTTCTGAAGTTCTAAAAGAAGGACTTCAACGTGGCAAAGCCACTTCGCCTACCCAAAAAGTTCCGAGGTCTGGCTATCGCTATGACCTCGATGGACTCCGAGGAATCGCGATTGCTTTCGTGGTGCTCTTCCATGTTTTTGTTGGAAAAGTATCCGGTGGCGTCGATGTTTTCCTCCTCCTTTCTGGCTATTTTTTCCTTGGGTCGCAGCTGCGCTATGCAGACCGCCCCGACTCTTCTATTAACCCGTGGTGGCCTTTTTGGCGCACACTGCGGCGGTTGCTTCCCGCATTGGTGGTCGTCCTTGGCGTATCCATGGCCATCATTATGGCCTGGATACCACGCTTGCAAAGAATAGAAATAGCCAACCAAGCAGTAGCCAGCCTGTTTTATACCCAGAACTGGGAACTAGCAGCTCAGGGCGCCTCCTATGAGGCCGCATCCGCAGAAGTTAGTCCTTTCCAACATCTGTGGTCTATGGCTGTACAAGGACAGTTTTATCTGTTCGCCATTGCCTTGAGCATGGTGATCATCCTGATCCGCCGCTATCGCCCAGAATATGCGGCTCTCCAACTAGCCACACCTGTGCTGGCAGTACTCACCTCAGTGTCATTTTTCAGCGCAGTGGTTTGGCACTTTGTGGACCAATCCGTGAACTATTATTCCACGTTCACGAGGTTCTGGGAGCTGGGATTAGGCGCACTACTAGCTCTACATGCACCTCGGATTTTGCTGTCTGAAAAGACCAAATCAATCCTTGCAGCCGTGGGCTTATTCATGGTGCTATCCACTGGTTTCATCATGGATGGTGCGCAGACTTTCCCTGGAGCTCCAGCGCTGTATCCAATTCTGGGTGCCTGCCTGATCATTCTTGGCGACGGTAAAGTATCTGTATTCCTGTCCCGAAAGTGGATGCGCTGGCTTGGCGATATCGCTTATCCGTTGTATCTCTGGCACTGGCCTTTGCTGATCATGCTGACCGCTTATTTCAATCAAACTGAGCCCTCGATATGGCTAGGCATTGCAGTTATCGTGCTGTCTGTTGGCCTTGCACAGTTGACTAATAAATACATCGAAAAGCCCATGCAACAGCAAGGCAAGCGTCCCGTTTTTAGGGAATCACGCAGCGCGGAAGCTTTAAAGAAACTACGTTCTTCACGTCCCGCTCAATTGCGTGCTGTCGCAGGCATCGCTGTGGTTGTAGTCGGCATGTCAGTGAGTTCTTCTCCACAGGTGCTGTACCAACGCGTAGTGGATGCCCAAGCCACTAGTTTAGATCCTTCAATCTACCCTGGTGCACTGTCCTTGGCAGGTATGAGCTTCCCAGAAGCCGATCCCGAACCAAATCCTTATGTCCTTGCAGATACCGTCTCACCTGCGTGGGCGAAGGGCTGCATGTCAGTATTTGGCGATGATCCTTCTGAATTGGCGCCAGATAGATACGACCCAGAATTTTGTACCTTCGGAAATCCTGAATCTTCTGTAGAGGTATACCTGGTAGGCGGATCACACGCCGAGCAGTGGATCTCCCCACTAGATACCTTGGGGCAGCAGAACAATTTCAAAGTGATCCCACTGGTTCGCCAATCGTGCCCCACCTTTGTGGAAGATTTAGATGGTATCTTCAGCGAAGATTGCGCAGAGTTCAATGAGTATGTGATTGAACGTCTCGCAGAGGTCAAACCAGATCTAGTTGTGTCTAATTCCACGCGCCCGCTCTTAGAAAAGGGCCGTGGCATCGACGAGGTCCCAGAATCATATATCACGCTGTGGGACTTCCTTGAAGCAGAAAACATTCCGTTCCTGGGTCTGCGTGACAACCCATGGTTCATTCAGCCCAGCGGCGAAGGCTGGTTGGTATCACAATGCTATGAGGAAGAACGTTCCTTGGAGGATTGCTCAATCACCAGAGATAACTTCTATGCACTTGTTGATCCAGCAGCTGAAGAACTAGCAAGCCGACCTAATATGCTTGCCGTTGATACTTCCGCGTGGTTCTGCCCAGACGACATCTGCGTTCCAGTGATCGGAAATGTCTACGTCTACCGCGATGGCAACCATATGTCGGATGAATATGCGCAGTCTCTGACTCCACTGGTGTGGGGGAGCATGCGCAAGCTGCTGGGGCGCTAA
- a CDS encoding Maf family protein: protein MHIVLASQSPSRRQILNSAGVEPIICPADVDEDALIRALDGAAPEEIVCQLALAKAQVIAPSYPDDVIIGGDSMLLIDATLQGKPHTREATIERWKQQRGKQAKLITGHAIIFGDKVIVEASSTTIHFAEASDIDIERYAATGEPLECAGAFTLEALGGWFIDSIEGDPSSVIGLSLPVVRRALYQLGFNASDFWS, encoded by the coding sequence ATGCACATCGTTCTCGCTTCGCAGTCTCCGTCCCGCCGACAAATTTTGAATTCGGCGGGCGTTGAGCCCATCATTTGTCCAGCTGATGTCGATGAGGATGCACTCATCCGCGCTCTTGACGGAGCTGCGCCGGAGGAAATCGTATGCCAGCTTGCGCTGGCTAAAGCACAAGTGATTGCGCCGTCTTACCCAGACGACGTAATCATTGGTGGCGATTCCATGCTGCTTATCGACGCCACCCTCCAGGGCAAGCCGCATACCCGCGAAGCCACCATCGAAAGATGGAAACAACAGCGTGGCAAACAGGCCAAACTGATCACTGGACACGCCATCATCTTCGGCGACAAAGTGATTGTTGAGGCTTCCTCCACTACCATTCATTTCGCCGAAGCAAGTGATATCGACATCGAGCGATACGCCGCTACTGGCGAGCCTTTAGAATGCGCTGGTGCTTTCACTCTGGAAGCGCTCGGTGGGTGGTTCATTGATTCTATCGAAGGCGATCCTTCTTCGGTGATCGGGTTGTCGCTACCTGTTGTACGACGCGCGCTTTATCAACTGGGCTTTAACGCCAGCGATTTTTGGAGCTAA
- a CDS encoding acyl-CoA carboxylase subunit epsilon has translation MSEETNQGTKAAAKPFLQIVSGNPSDQEVAALTMVFAGLAKSAAAQQASTSYDRNQWGNLTERLSRPTTFNPSAFQNVNFF, from the coding sequence ATGTCTGAAGAGACCAACCAGGGCACCAAGGCCGCAGCGAAGCCATTTCTGCAAATCGTGTCTGGCAACCCATCTGATCAAGAGGTTGCGGCCCTGACCATGGTGTTTGCAGGTTTGGCCAAGTCTGCTGCAGCACAGCAGGCGTCGACAAGCTATGACCGCAACCAATGGGGCAACCTGACGGAGCGTCTGAGTCGCCCCACCACGTTCAACCCCAGTGCATTTCAGAATGTGAATTTCTTTTAA
- a CDS encoding acyl-CoA carboxylase subunit beta, translating into MTAAQTTPDLTTTAGKLSDLRSRLAEAQAPMGEAYVEKAHKAGKKTARERIEYLLDEGSFVEIDALARHRSKNFGLDAKRPVTDGVVTGYGTIDGRKVCVFSQDGAVFGGALGEVYGEKIVKVMDLAIKTGVPLIGINEGAGARIQEGVVSLGLYSQIFYRNTQASGVIPQISLIMGACAGGHVYSPALTDFIVMVDQSSKMFITGPDVIKTVTGEDVTQEELGGAHTHMATSGTSHYTASDDADALDWVRELTTFLPSNNRAEAPRQEADIMVGSIKENVNATDLELDTIIPDSPNQPYDMKEVISRIVDEGEFFEIQEGFAENILCGFARVEGRSVGIVANQPTQYAGCLDIKASEKAARFIRTCDAFNVPIVEFVDVPGFLPGTNQEFDGIIRRGAKLLYAYAEATVGKITVITRKSYGGAYCVMGSKDMGADLVFAWPTAQIAVMGASGAVGFIYRKELKQAATEGKNVAEVAKDYEREYEETLVNPYVAAERGLVDAVIPPSETRGQIIEGLRLLDRKVVNVPAKKHGNIPL; encoded by the coding sequence ATGACTGCAGCACAGACCACACCTGACCTCACCACGACGGCCGGCAAGCTCTCCGATCTTCGCTCCCGTCTTGCAGAAGCTCAAGCTCCAATGGGCGAGGCTTATGTAGAAAAAGCTCACAAAGCTGGCAAGAAGACTGCCCGTGAACGCATCGAGTACTTGCTCGACGAAGGCTCTTTCGTAGAGATCGATGCCCTCGCTCGTCACCGTTCCAAGAACTTTGGTTTGGATGCTAAGCGTCCTGTCACCGATGGCGTTGTCACCGGTTACGGCACCATCGATGGCCGCAAGGTCTGTGTCTTTTCTCAGGATGGCGCTGTTTTCGGTGGCGCTTTGGGCGAAGTTTATGGTGAGAAGATCGTCAAGGTCATGGATCTTGCCATCAAGACTGGTGTTCCTTTGATCGGTATTAACGAGGGCGCAGGCGCTCGTATCCAAGAAGGCGTTGTCTCCTTGGGTCTGTACTCACAGATCTTCTACCGCAACACCCAGGCTTCCGGCGTGATCCCACAGATCTCCCTGATCATGGGCGCTTGTGCTGGTGGACACGTGTACTCCCCTGCTCTGACCGACTTCATCGTCATGGTGGATCAGTCCTCCAAGATGTTTATCACCGGCCCTGATGTCATCAAGACCGTCACCGGTGAAGATGTCACACAGGAAGAGCTTGGCGGTGCACACACCCACATGGCTACTTCTGGTACTTCTCACTACACCGCATCTGATGATGCAGATGCACTGGATTGGGTTCGCGAACTTACCACGTTCCTTCCTTCCAACAACCGTGCGGAAGCTCCACGCCAGGAAGCTGACATCATGGTCGGTTCCATCAAGGAAAACGTCAATGCGACGGATCTGGAATTGGACACCATCATTCCTGATTCCCCGAACCAGCCTTATGACATGAAGGAAGTTATTTCCCGCATTGTCGATGAGGGCGAGTTCTTCGAAATCCAGGAAGGCTTCGCAGAGAACATTCTCTGTGGTTTCGCCCGCGTTGAGGGACGTTCCGTCGGCATCGTGGCCAACCAGCCAACTCAGTACGCAGGTTGCTTGGATATCAAGGCTTCCGAGAAGGCAGCACGCTTCATCCGTACATGCGATGCGTTCAACGTCCCAATCGTTGAGTTCGTGGACGTTCCTGGCTTCTTGCCTGGCACCAACCAGGAATTCGATGGCATCATCCGTCGTGGCGCTAAGTTACTCTATGCATACGCTGAAGCAACCGTCGGCAAGATCACTGTGATCACCCGTAAGTCTTACGGCGGAGCATACTGCGTTATGGGCTCTAAGGATATGGGCGCTGACCTCGTATTCGCATGGCCTACCGCGCAGATCGCCGTCATGGGTGCATCAGGTGCTGTTGGATTTATTTACCGCAAGGAACTCAAGCAGGCTGCTACCGAAGGCAAGAACGTTGCTGAGGTGGCGAAGGATTACGAGCGCGAGTACGAAGAGACTCTGGTCAATCCTTATGTCGCTGCAGAGCGTGGCCTCGTTGACGCTGTTATTCCACCTTCTGAAACCCGTGGCCAGATCATTGAGGGTCTGCGCCTGCTGGATCGCAAGGTTGTTAATGTTCCTGCTAAAAAGCACGGCAACATTCCACTATAA
- a CDS encoding acyl-CoA carboxylase subunit beta, which yields MTISSPLIDVANLPDINTTAGKIADLKARRAEAHFPMGEKAVEKVHAAGRLTARERLDYLLDEGSFIETDQLARHRTTAFGLGAKRPATDGIVTGWGTIDGREVCIFSQDGTVFGGALGEVYGEKMIKIMELAIDTGRPLIGLYEGAGARIQDGAVSLDFISQTFYQNIQASGVIPQISVIMGACAGGNAYGPALTDFVVMVDKTSKMFVTGPDVIKTVTGEEITQEELGGATTHMVTAGNSHYTAANDEEALDWVQDLVSFLPSNNRSYAPAEDFDEEEGGVEANLTADDLKLDEIIPDSATVPYDVRSVIECLTDDGEYLEIQADRAENVVIAFGRIEGQSVGFVANQPTQFAGCLDIDSSEKAARFVRTCDAFNIPIVMLVDVPGFLPGAGQEYGGILRRGAKLLYAYGEATVPKITVTMRKAYGGAYCVMGSKGLGSDVNLAWPTAQIAVMGAAGAVGFIYRKELMAAGAKGLDTVALAKSFEREYEDQMLNPYLAAERGLIDAVILPSETRGQVARNLRLLKHKNVTRPARKHGNMPL from the coding sequence ATGACCATTTCCTCACCTTTGATTGACGTCGCCAACCTTCCAGACATCAACACCACTGCTGGCAAAATCGCCGACCTAAAGGCTCGCCGCGCGGAAGCCCACTTTCCGATGGGTGAAAAGGCAGTAGAGAAAGTCCACGCAGCTGGCCGCCTCACTGCCCGTGAGCGCCTCGATTACCTCCTCGATGAAGGCTCCTTCATCGAAACCGATCAACTAGCACGCCACCGCACCACCGCGTTCGGACTCGGAGCCAAGCGTCCTGCAACAGACGGTATCGTTACCGGCTGGGGCACCATTGATGGACGCGAAGTGTGTATCTTCTCCCAGGACGGCACCGTATTCGGTGGTGCGCTTGGTGAGGTTTATGGCGAAAAAATGATCAAGATCATGGAACTGGCAATCGACACCGGTCGCCCATTGATCGGTCTTTATGAAGGTGCTGGCGCTCGTATCCAAGACGGTGCGGTCTCCCTGGACTTCATTTCCCAGACCTTCTACCAAAACATTCAGGCATCTGGTGTTATCCCTCAGATCTCTGTCATCATGGGCGCTTGTGCCGGTGGCAATGCTTACGGCCCTGCCCTGACTGACTTTGTGGTCATGGTTGATAAGACTTCCAAGATGTTCGTTACCGGCCCAGACGTGATCAAGACCGTCACCGGCGAGGAAATTACCCAGGAAGAGCTCGGCGGCGCAACCACTCACATGGTTACCGCTGGTAACTCCCACTACACCGCTGCCAACGATGAGGAAGCCCTTGATTGGGTTCAGGATCTAGTTTCTTTCCTCCCATCCAACAACCGCTCTTATGCGCCAGCAGAAGATTTCGACGAAGAAGAGGGCGGCGTTGAGGCAAACCTCACCGCTGATGACCTCAAGCTCGATGAGATCATCCCTGATTCTGCAACGGTTCCTTATGATGTCCGCAGCGTCATCGAATGCCTCACCGACGATGGCGAATACCTGGAAATCCAGGCAGACCGCGCAGAAAACGTCGTTATCGCATTCGGTCGCATTGAGGGCCAGTCTGTGGGCTTCGTTGCTAACCAGCCAACCCAGTTTGCTGGCTGCCTCGACATCGATTCCTCTGAGAAGGCTGCGCGCTTCGTCCGCACCTGCGATGCATTCAACATCCCAATCGTCATGCTTGTCGACGTCCCCGGCTTCCTCCCAGGTGCAGGCCAGGAATACGGTGGCATCCTACGTCGCGGCGCAAAGCTGCTTTATGCATACGGCGAAGCAACTGTTCCAAAGATCACCGTCACCATGCGTAAGGCTTACGGCGGAGCATATTGCGTGATGGGTTCCAAGGGCTTGGGCTCAGACGTGAACCTTGCATGGCCAACCGCTCAGATCGCCGTCATGGGCGCTGCTGGTGCAGTCGGATTCATCTACCGCAAGGAGCTCATGGCCGCTGGAGCCAAGGGCTTGGATACTGTCGCATTGGCTAAGTCCTTCGAGCGCGAATACGAAGACCAGATGCTCAATCCTTATCTCGCTGCAGAGCGCGGTCTGATTGACGCTGTGATCCTGCCAAGCGAAACTCGCGGACAGGTTGCCCGTAACCTGCGTCTCCTCAAGCACAAGAATGTCACTCGCCCTGCCCGCAAGCATGGCAACATGCCACTGTAA